A DNA window from Aureibaculum sp. 2308TA14-22 contains the following coding sequences:
- a CDS encoding sterol desaturase family protein translates to MMVLLYIAITLLTFVCMEAVTWLTHRFVMHGFMWYFHEDHHQPKYQNTFERNDIFFVIFAIPSILLFYFGVDGGVNYLFFIGLGVLLYGISYFLVHDVLIHQRFKWFKKTKNKYLIGLRKAHKVHHKHLGKEDGECFGMLFVPFKYFKI, encoded by the coding sequence ATGATGGTACTTTTATATATAGCGATTACATTGTTAACTTTTGTGTGTATGGAAGCCGTAACTTGGTTAACTCATAGATTTGTTATGCATGGCTTTATGTGGTATTTTCATGAAGATCATCATCAACCTAAATATCAAAACACTTTTGAAAGAAATGATATTTTCTTTGTCATTTTTGCTATACCGAGCATATTACTTTTTTATTTTGGAGTTGATGGCGGAGTAAATTATTTATTCTTTATTGGATTAGGGGTTTTACTATATGGTATTTCATATTTCTTGGTGCATGATGTGCTGATACACCAGCGATTTAAGTGGTTTAAGAAAACTAAAAATAAATACCTAATAGGGTTGAGAAAAGCACATAAAGTGCATCATAAACATTTAGGAAAAGAAGATGGTGAATGCTTTGGTATGTTGTTTGTCCCATTTAAATATTTTAAGATATAA
- a CDS encoding phytoene desaturase family protein, whose protein sequence is MKNTIIIIGSGFSSLAASCYLSQAGYKVTLLEKNSNIGGRARVFKKDGFKFDMGPSWYWMPDVFESFFNDFDKKASDYYDLEKLSPAYQVYFGKSDSLEIADNLTDIKKTFEQIEPGSAKYLQEFIDSAKFNYDVAIKDLVYRPGNSIAELITPVTIKRVNQFFTSIRKQVRKKIKNNKLIQILEFPVLFLGAKPSNTPSFYNFMNYADFGLGTWHPKGGMYEVIKAMGSLATNLGVEILTGKNVSKIVVENFKTIGVQADNTLFEADVVLSGADYHHTETLLDNQYRQYSESYWNKKVFAPSSLLFYVGFDKKIENVSHHTLFFDSDFDKHAVEIYDKPSWPKEPLFYGNFPSVTDNSFAPKNKEAGFFLIPIAPGIKDTQEIRENYFNHIMERFENLTNQKVKEHILFKESYCIKDFIEDYNSYKGNAYGLANILTQTAFLRPKIKSKKVDNLFFTGQLTVPGPGVPPSLISGKIAASLIQKHFPKRENNN, encoded by the coding sequence ATGAAAAACACCATAATTATAATCGGTTCTGGCTTTTCTTCACTTGCCGCTTCTTGCTACCTTTCTCAAGCCGGGTACAAGGTCACTTTACTTGAAAAAAATAGCAACATTGGTGGTAGAGCACGTGTTTTTAAAAAAGATGGCTTTAAATTTGATATGGGTCCATCTTGGTATTGGATGCCTGATGTTTTTGAAAGTTTTTTTAATGATTTTGATAAGAAAGCATCCGATTATTATGATTTAGAAAAATTAAGCCCTGCTTATCAGGTATATTTTGGTAAATCTGATAGCCTTGAAATAGCTGATAACCTAACTGATATAAAAAAGACTTTTGAACAAATTGAGCCGGGCAGTGCTAAGTACCTTCAAGAATTTATTGATTCTGCAAAATTTAATTATGATGTTGCCATTAAAGATTTGGTTTACAGACCAGGAAATTCAATAGCCGAACTTATCACTCCAGTAACCATTAAAAGAGTAAATCAATTTTTCACAAGTATTAGAAAGCAGGTTAGGAAAAAGATAAAAAACAATAAACTTATTCAAATACTTGAATTTCCAGTACTATTTTTAGGAGCAAAACCAAGTAACACCCCATCCTTTTATAATTTTATGAATTATGCTGATTTTGGTTTAGGGACATGGCATCCTAAAGGAGGTATGTATGAAGTAATTAAAGCTATGGGGAGTTTAGCGACAAATTTAGGGGTAGAAATTTTAACTGGAAAAAATGTCTCAAAAATTGTTGTTGAAAATTTTAAAACAATTGGAGTTCAGGCCGATAATACTTTATTTGAGGCTGATGTAGTTCTTAGCGGAGCAGATTATCATCATACCGAAACATTATTAGACAATCAATACAGACAGTATTCAGAAAGTTATTGGAATAAGAAAGTTTTTGCTCCTTCCTCACTACTATTTTATGTTGGTTTTGATAAAAAAATAGAGAATGTGTCACACCATACATTGTTTTTCGATTCTGATTTTGATAAACATGCTGTCGAAATTTATGATAAACCATCATGGCCTAAAGAACCATTATTCTATGGTAATTTTCCTAGTGTAACTGATAATTCTTTTGCACCAAAAAATAAAGAAGCAGGTTTTTTTCTAATCCCAATTGCTCCAGGAATTAAGGATACACAAGAAATACGTGAAAACTATTTTAATCATATCATGGAAAGGTTTGAAAATCTCACCAATCAAAAAGTTAAAGAACACATATTATTTAAAGAATCTTATTGTATAAAAGATTTTATAGAAGATTATAATTCATACAAAGGTAATGCCTACGGTTTAGCAAATATTTTAACGCAAACCGCATTTTTACGCCCAAAAATAAAAAGTAAAAAAGTTGATAATCTTTTTTTTACGGGTCAATTAACCGTTCCGGGACCAGGTGTGCCACCATCACTAATTTCAGGTAAAATAGCGGCTAGTTTAATTCAAAAGCATTTTCCCAAAAGAGAAAATAATAATTAG
- a CDS encoding phytoene/squalene synthase family protein, with protein MKQQLYHKVSKDCSKLVTKAYSTSFTLAVKMLAPSIRDAIYSIYGFVRFADEIVDTFHDYDKSHLLAEFEKDYYKAYQEGISLNPILNAFQLTVKKYNIDDDLVQSFLKSMKWDLEKTDYTKEEYEAYIYGSADVVGLMCLKVFVNGNLKKYNELKESAMMLGSAFQKVNFLRDLKDDLEVLNRSYFPNVHFENLDFEAKQKIIKEIDEDFSVAYKGILNLPKEAKFGVYTAYIYYKTLLNKLKRTPSEQILNTRIRVSNPRKISLLAKSFVTYKLNLIR; from the coding sequence ATGAAGCAACAATTATATCATAAAGTATCTAAAGATTGCAGTAAGTTGGTCACAAAAGCTTACAGCACTTCTTTTACGTTAGCGGTAAAGATGCTGGCTCCATCAATAAGAGATGCCATTTACAGTATCTATGGTTTTGTACGTTTTGCTGACGAAATCGTAGATACATTTCATGACTACGACAAGTCACATTTATTGGCTGAATTTGAAAAAGACTATTATAAGGCATACCAAGAGGGTATAAGCTTAAACCCAATACTTAATGCATTTCAATTAACCGTAAAAAAGTATAATATTGATGATGATTTAGTGCAGTCTTTTTTAAAAAGTATGAAATGGGATTTGGAAAAAACAGATTACACTAAAGAGGAATATGAAGCGTATATTTATGGTTCGGCCGACGTGGTAGGGCTCATGTGTTTGAAAGTATTTGTAAATGGAAACTTAAAAAAATACAACGAACTTAAAGAATCTGCCATGATGCTAGGTTCGGCATTTCAAAAAGTTAACTTTTTGAGAGATTTAAAAGATGATCTTGAAGTGTTAAATAGATCTTATTTTCCGAATGTTCATTTTGAAAATTTAGATTTTGAAGCAAAACAAAAAATAATTAAAGAAATAGACGAAGATTTCAGCGTAGCATATAAAGGTATTTTAAATTTGCCGAAAGAAGCAAAATTCGGTGTTTACACAGCGTATATTTATTACAAAACCTTGTTGAATAAACTCAAAAGAACACCCTCTGAACAAATTTTAAATACGAGAATCAGGGTGTCTAACCCTCGTAAAATAAGTCTATTGGCTAAATCTTTTGTAACTTACAAATTAAATTTAATTAGATAA